In the genome of Elusimicrobiales bacterium, the window AAATCCAGCAGCCTGCGGTACACGGCGCGCGGCGCGCCGGAACAAATCATTTCGGCAGAAAACGCAGCGCCTCGTCCAGAATGGCGTCCAGGTCGTAGGGCTTGGCCACGAAATGGTCCGCGCCCGCCTCTCTGGCGCGGTCCACCTGCTCCGGCCTGGTCAGCGTTGACATGATTACAATCGGGATTTTCCAGGTGGCATTGTCGGTCTTGAGCGTTTTGCACACGTCGTAGCCGCTTATCTTGGGCAGCATCAGGTCCAGCAGCACCAGCGCGGGCTTTTCGCGGCGGGCCAGCTCTATGGCGGCGACGCCGTCGCGCGCCAGAATCACTTCCAGCCCTTTCAGTTCAAGAACGCCGCAGAGCGCGGTAGCAAGCTCCTTGCTGTCTTCCACCACCAGAACCTTGTGTTTGGGTTTGTCAGCCGTCATGTCCGGCCTCCTTGAACGCCGCCGCAAGCTCCAGATAGGCGGTGTTCGCCCTGCGCAACTGCGCAAGCTCCTCCGGCGAAAGCTGGCGCATTATCTTTGCCGGCACGCCCATGACAAGGCTGCGCGGCGGGATTTTCTTTCCGGGATTTACCACCGCGCCTGCGGCCACGAGGCAATCCTCGCCAATCTCGCTTTCCATCACCACGGCTTTCATGCCGATAAGGCAGCGGTCGCCCACCTTCGCGCCGTGGACCACGGCGCCGTGGCCTATGGTAACGTCCCTGCCGATTATGCAGGGCGCGTTTTCGTTGACATGGATTACGCAGCAGTCCTGAACGTTGCTGTTTTCGCCTATGGAAACTGCCGCGACATCGCCGCGGATTACGGCCATGGGCCACACGGAAACGTTGGCGGCAATATCCACATCGCCTATGACGACGCTGGTCTGGTGCAGGTATGCGCTTGCGGCAACGCGCGGCGAGGCGCTTTTGAATTTCTGTATCATCAGGCCTCCGTTTCCATGGCGATGCGGCGCTCCTGCTCGCGCTCCTCGGCCAGGTCCAGCGGCTCGGAAAGTTTAAGCCCCCAGTAGATGAACACGCTCAGCAGCGCGGGAACCGCGTAATAGGCCAGCCGGAATATCAGGCAGGCCACAAGCGCGGCGTCCCAGGGAACGCCGAATTTGGCGTAGGCGGCGGTCATGGTAAGCTCCATCGCGCCCAGCCCGCCGGGGAGCACCGGAATCAGTGTCATCACCTGCCCCATGGCAAAGCCGCTTATAAGCGGGCCAAGGGCTATATGCTCATGCACCGCCAGGAAGCCCATGTACACTGCGATTATGGTGAAAACCCAGTCCCCGCACACAAGCAGCACCAGCCCCGCCAGCCGCGGCCCGCAACCCTTGATGGTGCAGATGCCATGCTCCAGCTGGTCTTCGAACCGGGCGAAACTCTCATGCGGCACCTGCCCGCCGGAGAACCAGTAAATCACATGGTTGAGGCCGCGGAACATCATCCGTATCCACCGGGAGCGGAAACCCTGGTCAAAAAACGCCTTGAAAAACGCGGAGCACAGCAGCGCGAGAAACGCCGCCCCCAGCCCCGCCTGAAGCGCGTCCAGCCGGCTGGTGCCGGGGCTGAACACTATCCACAGCGCGCCCTCCAGCACTATAAGCGCCAGCGCGGAATAGAGTATCACGCTTATGATGACGCTGCTGGTTACCGCGGCGGCAAAAGGCACGTTGCGTTTTTTGAGCAGATGGGCGCGCAGCGCGAACCCGCTCATCCCCATGGAGGAGACGAAATAATTC includes:
- a CDS encoding response regulator yields the protein MTADKPKHKVLVVEDSKELATALCGVLELKGLEVILARDGVAAIELARREKPALVLLDLMLPKISGYDVCKTLKTDNATWKIPIVIMSTLTRPEQVDRAREAGADHFVAKPYDLDAILDEALRFLPK
- a CDS encoding gamma carbonic anhydrase family protein gives rise to the protein MIQKFKSASPRVAASAYLHQTSVVIGDVDIAANVSVWPMAVIRGDVAAVSIGENSNVQDCCVIHVNENAPCIIGRDVTIGHGAVVHGAKVGDRCLIGMKAVVMESEIGEDCLVAAGAVVNPGKKIPPRSLVMGVPAKIMRQLSPEELAQLRRANTAYLELAAAFKEAGHDG
- a CDS encoding lysylphosphatidylglycerol synthase transmembrane domain-containing protein — protein: MPSKKTLVISGGVILSLCLLALLVGSSYDGLTRVIAHVRYGYLFGAVLAALSAYVCMGLSLREALRLLGHKVTVAEASCIAVVATTVNYFVSSMGMSGFALRAHLLKKRNVPFAAAVTSSVIISVILYSALALIVLEGALWIVFSPGTSRLDALQAGLGAAFLALLCSAFFKAFFDQGFRSRWIRMMFRGLNHVIYWFSGGQVPHESFARFEDQLEHGICTIKGCGPRLAGLVLLVCGDWVFTIIAVYMGFLAVHEHIALGPLISGFAMGQVMTLIPVLPGGLGAMELTMTAAYAKFGVPWDAALVACLIFRLAYYAVPALLSVFIYWGLKLSEPLDLAEEREQERRIAMETEA